The Deltaproteobacteria bacterium sequence AAAAGAACTAACATTTACAGAAGTTGAAATAAAGGCAAAAGCTTTATCTAAACATAACATTTATGTGAAAGCATATGCCCTTCCGAAGGGGATTTTTAGAGGAGTTTTCTGGGATTATAGACATATATCAAATACAAAGAACAACTTTCAGCTATGGATTATTTATGATATTGATGATAAATCGAGTAAAGAGGTATATTTAAATATACCTACACCTGATGGATTTAATAAACGCGTAGTGCGATAGGGTCGGACCTAGCTAAGTAGTTGAAAGTTAAAGGAAAAGATCTTGAAAATGGCCTGAAAATAGGCTTAGAAGGCCCATTTTGGAGGTAAAAAGGGTTGTTTAAGGAAAGAGATGGCAAGAGCGAATAGAATATTTATAGCGGGTCATGTATGGCATATAACTCACTGCTGTTAAAAGGAAAAAGAATTAAAAGATTTTTTTTTAGACCCCGTTAAGAGATTTAACGGGGCAGGCGGGATTAACAGGATTGACGGGATTAAAAGATAAAGAAAAAGATTATTTTTAAGGTTTTAAAATCCAGAGAATCCTGTAAATCCTGTTAAAAGAAAAAGATTTAAAAGCTTGTTTAGACGAGATCGTCGGTATTTAATAGGATAAGGCAAAAAAAATGAAAAGAAATTACTTAAAAACAAAAAGATGCTTTCTGTTTCTTGTGGTTGTCAGCGCTTTCTGCATGCCTGCCGCCGCCTTTGCCGGTAACGCCACCTACAGTTACGACGTTTACGACCGTGTGGAGCGGGCGGCTTATGACAATGGTCCCGTGGTGGAGTACAGCTATGACACGGCGGGGAATCTGGCTGGAAAGACGGTGATTAGTAATGTGCTGCATGTGAGTACAGCGAGTGGCGGGGGAACGGTGTCATCGTCAGGTGGTGCCGACTGCGGAAGAGGCTGCTATTTTTTCAACACGCCCACCATGGTAACGCTCACTGCCCTTCCTGATGTTGGCCGGCAAGTGACGGGCTGGTCCGAGGCCGCCTGCGGGACGAACCTTACCTGTGCCGTCAATGTTGATTCCATGAAGCATGTGACGGTCACTTTCACCACTGAGACCTTTACCCTGAATCCAATCTCTGCAACGAATGGAAACATTGATCCCGATACGGCGCAAACAGTCAATTATGGCAGTAGCATGGCCTTTACCATGATGCCTGATGAGGGCTATATTTTGGGTGATGTGCTCATCAACGGCGCCCCGGCAGGGGCGATTAATCCCTACACCTTTACCAATGTTACAGCAGCCTGTAATATTCAACCTTCCTTTGTGGCAGACCCTGTGACTCTATCTGCCGAGACGCTTGATTTCGGCACGCTGGAATGTGGAACCACTTCGGCAACACAGACGGTGACCGTGTCCAATACGGGAAGCGTTGACAGGGTAATAGGGACGGTTGGACTGACAAGCGGAGCGGCAGCGGAGTATGCCCTTGTTTCCGATACTTGTTCCAACATAACGCTTGCGCCATGGGCAAGCTGCAATGTGGATATTCAGTTTTCACCGGCTTACAAATGGTCTGCCAGAGTGACTATGCTTACTTTTCCTTATACGGATGATTACATTGCAGACAAATCAATAGAATTAACCGGCAATGGAGGTGATACTTGTGCAGGAGATATGTCTGTAATTTTGCCCGTCTTATATGCTGTTTTATCTGTGGGTAACATAACCGTCAATGCAGGTGAAGGTGGTGCAATAATCCAGGCCGGCGGGGATACTTATAATATTGTCCCCCATGCCGATTATGAAATTCTGGATGTGATTGTCGATGGCAGCCCGGAAGGTCCTCTGTCCTCTTACACTTTTACCGATTTATATGAAGATCATACCCTTCAGGCAACATTCTATTCACTGATGGTGAGCAGTAAGGGGAGTGTAAATCGTATTGAAGGGACCAATACCCTAGAGATTCTTCCCGATAGCGGCTATGTTGTTAAAGATGTTCTGATTGATGGCATATCCCTCGGGCCTGTTACTACTTATACCTTTGAGGATACATCTTCTAGTTATACGGTAGAAGTCCTCTTTGAAGTTGATGCAGCATGGATCATGACAATCTTTAAGATTATTTTAGAGTAAAAATAGAGAAAATTTTAATTTAAGAAAATTAATAATAATTGGAGGTTTAAGATGAAGTTAAAAATATTTTTATCGGTGTTCGTAATATTGCTGTTTGGAGGGAGTGCGCATGCCGGCTCCTACTATTTAGGCACGATTGACGCAATTAGAACAAATACAGGTACAGCGGCATCTTCATCTGGGTGGGTACGGGTTCTGGTAACGAATCCTGAAACTATTTCCAATGGAGCAACATGCACCACAAGTTCTGTTGCACATTATGTTTTTGACGGGAACACAAGTGAGGGGAAGAATATGTATGCTCTGTTGTTAGCTGCTTTTTTAACTAACCGCACAGTTAACATTAATGGAAACCAATTATGTGATAATCCTTATGGTAATGCTGAAACTATTTTGGCTGCAGCAATTCAATAAAAATCCAGGAGGAATAAGAGGGAAGTTTCGCTTTTGTTGATATTGTTTGTGAAAAAAAGCTTTAACGTCCCGGAAATGCTGCCGGAAGTCCTGTAAGTCCTGTCAAAGAAAAAAGCATTAAAAGCTTGTTTTTCAAACCACGTTAGGGTATTTGACGGGACAGGCCGGAAGAGAGAACCCATACCCCCCTTGACAGGGGAGCATGGGTTCTCTCTTCGTGGTTCCCGGCGCCTTTGGTGGATAAATCACTTAATCTTTTCCTTTATAGAAGGCACTTCCTTCATTACTTCCTCCAGCTTTTCACAACTCAGGCTGTACACTTCAATAGGAGAAGTGGCCACGATCCTTTCTCCGGTAGGTGATTTGCTGAAAAGCGCATTTTCGCCGAAATGGCCGCCGCGGGAGAGGCTCGACACTCTCTGGCCTTCTTTTATGACTTCTGCCGTTCCCTCTTTGATAAGGTAAAGCCTGTCAACGGAGTTGGTGAGAGGGTTGCCCGATTCGATTTGAGCGTATTCCATTTTTGCGGCGATGGCTTCCCGTTCCTCGTTTTCCAGTTTGGCAAAGGCGTGAACATGGGAAAGCCGGGTGTTTAGCACTCTCTTTTTGTAGGCCTCTTCCAGGGCGGCTTTCAGGTGGGGAAGCTCTTCAAGATAGGGCATGAGGTTGATGCGGCTAAGCTCCAGCAGCGTTGCCGGTGTGGAGGCCTTGACTGTGGCCGTTCTCGGCTGGGGGTGGAGGAGGGCCACTTCACCGAAAAACTGGCCTGCTTTAAGTTTGGCAAGAAAGATTTCCTTTCCTTTTTCATCGCAGGTGACCACATCGACGCGGCCTCTGCCGATAACAAAGAGCGAATCACCGTGGTCCCCTTCTCTGACGATGTTTTCACCGGGAAGGAAGGAGAGGGCCGTTAGTTTGCTTGTAAGAGAAGTAATGTCCTTTTCGCCCAGTTCTTCAAAACAGGGGACCCTGGCAATGAGATCGGCAGGCGGGAAGAGCAGTTCATTGACTGGCCTGATCTTCATCTTTCTGATGCTTCTTTCTATCTCTTCCTCCTGTTCCTTGAGTACCTTGTCGGTGATGGTTCCATGTTCGTACATCTCCCGGAAGGTCTCCAACTCCGAGTTGAGGCGGCATCTTTCCAGAATTCCTTCTTCCACTTTTTCCACATATTCGGGATATTCTCCTTTTAGAATATCGAGGCGCTGCGTTGTTCTTCTGTGGAGTTTTTTGTAAAATTCCCTGGCGACGTTAATGGCTTCATCAGAGTATGACTTGTGGGCCGTCATCTCATCGAGCTCCTTAAGTATTGAAGAAAATGCGAGGAGCCTCGCTCTTTTGCGTTCGTAACTTGCCGCTATTTTACCTGTTTTGTATTTCATCGAAAGGGGCCTGAAGATAATAAGCATGCCCAGGAATTTATAGAAAACTTCAGCAACCAGTTCACTAAAGGGTGGTCTTTCACCCTTACCCATGACTTCCCTTCCTTCCTTGATGCGGTCAAGTTCATTATCAATGATATTCAGCAGTTCTTTCAGGTTGTCTTCATTGAGAAGTCCCTCCTCAAAGAGCCGGTAATAATTTATTCTTTCGAGCATGAGCGTATGTCTCGTTACCATACTTTTTTCACCTTCCATACCGATGCTCTCTTCACCGGCCCGAAAGGATTGAAGCGCGCTTTTAATCTCCATTACGGCATTATTGTATTTCTCTTTTGCCGCCTTCAGGCTTTTTTCACTGATTGCTCCCCGGGCTGCAAAGGTCTGCATCTCTTCCCATGCATGTTCCTTTGAGTGAAGGAGGGCCTGAAGACGTTCGAATTTCTCGGCTACAGAGAATTTATTGAGTCCCAGTACGTTCATAAGGGGATTAATGGAAAGACCATTGACAACGAGGGTAAAGAGAACGACACCGAGAGTAAGGACAAGAATAAAGGCGCGTTCTTCCAGGTCCTCCGGTATGCTGAGCGCGATGGCAATGGCCAGGGCACCTCTCAGCCCGCCCCAGAAGATGACCGTCTGGAACTGGACGCTTACCTTTTCAACGAGCTTAAGCTTTCCTATGAGGGGAACAAGGGAATAGACAGCCATTGCCCTGGCTGCGATAATAGCCAGGGAGGCAACGAGAATGGCCCCTATATTGGCGGCAAAGAGATGCATGTCGATGCTTAATCCCACAAGAAGGAAAATGAGGGAATTACAGATGAAGGCAAAGTATTCCCAGAATGACTCCATATGTTCTTCGATGGAGGGGGAAATTTTTGTCCGGCCATAGCCGCCCATGGTAATGCCTGCCGCCACAGTGGACATGATGCCTGATACATGAAAGAGATGTTCCGCCGTGATAAATGCCGTATGGGCCAAAATGGTGGTAAGAGTAATTTCAACGAGAGGATCGTTCCTGACTATTTCAATGGTCTTGGCAAAGATGACGCCCAGGATGGTGCCTGTCAGGATTCCGCCTATAAAGACGATAAAAAATTCGACTATACCGCTCGTAATGGTAGAGGCCGTAAAATTACCAAGAATAATGACGCCCAGGATTATTTTAAAGAGGACAAGCGCCGTGCCGTCGTTAAAGAGGCTTTCTCCCTCGACGAGCAGGTTAAGGCGTTTCGGCGCGCCGATCTCCTTGAAAAGTGCGACGACGGCTACGGGGTCTGTGGCGGAAATGAGGGAGCCGAAGAGGAGCGCTATGCCGAGAGGAAGCCCCAGAACATAATGAATGATGAGTCCCACTGTCGCTGTCGACAGGAGAAGGGCGGGAATAGCCAGGGTAAGGATAGGCACAATGTTTTTTATGAGCGCCTTGGCGTCGAGGTTAAAGGCTGATTCGAATATGAGCGCCGGAAGAAAGATGAAAAGCACTACTTCAGGCGTCATTTTAAGCAGGGTGAGGGGATGGAGCGCTGATATCTGGTGTGACGCCCAGCCAAGAATAAGGCCGATAATGACGAGCAGGATGGTGAAGGGGAATTTGATCTTTTTTGCAACGATGGCAACGATGGATGCTGCAAAGAGGAGGGTCATGGTGGCCATGACCGTATCGAGAATTATACTCTCATGCATTTTTAAGCACCTCCCGAATCGGACGCCGGTATTTCAAAGGGCTGCCCAGAGAATTAAGGGCGTCTTGAAATCGATAAACCACTTTTTCCCTAAAACTATATCATAAATAATTGAAAAGTATATTTGAAAGAGGGAAATTAGTACCTCTTTTCGCTTGAATGGTTATCATTTTTTGTATATCTTTTAAGGGCAGACAGGTAATGAGCAGAGAAGAAAAAAGGCAGCTCTGAACATGCGGTGCGCGGCGCCGGCTGCGGTAAAAAGTGACTCAATATAATTATGGAGGTGAAAAATGAAAAAACTAGGTGTACTCATATTATCGGGGATAATCTTCCTGTGGGGAACTTCCTTTGCAACAGCCGGAAAAGGGACGCTCTATACGGCCTATAATCTATGGTATGAATATGACAGGGGAGGCAATTTAAAGCCCATAACGGGCATTAACTACAAAAGAGGAATCATCATACCGGCAGGAACGAAAGTAAAGGGCGTGAAGACAAGTTCGGGAAGGCGGGGAACAATGGTTATCGATTTTGAGGTCGCAAAAGACGGTAAAAAGTATGTTATTCATTATCAGCCGAAATATCATCCCGGCGTGAATATTGAAACCTTTAAAAAGCGCTTGTTTACTTCCAAACCTTTAAGCGCCCTTACAAAGGGATTCACAAAGAGAGAGAAAAAAAATATCAAGCTTGGAAAAGTGACGACAGGAATGAAAAAAAAGGCCGTTCTTGTTGCCTATGGTTATCCGCCGGAACACAAAACGGAATCAACAAAGAGTAATATATGGATCTACTGGCTTGACAGGTTCCGTACCATGAAAGTTGTTTTTAATGATAAGGGAATCGTTATATCGGAGTGATGGACTGCCGGCAGGTCTCCCCCTTTGACAAAGGGGGAATAAGGGGGATTTTCTAATTCCGGAGCTTCCAAATCCCCCCTTGCCCCCTTTACTAAAGGGGGGAATGAATGTAAATCCTTCGGTAGGTCTGTTCCGGTTTTTGGCAAGGCTCAGGGTGACCGGTTCATTTAACTAATGAAAAACGTCCAATCACCTTTTGACCGTCCGGTTAAAGAGCTTTTCCATTTCTTTAGCCACCTTTTGACCGATGGCTGTTCCCGTCGTCTGAAGTGAATTTAGTCCTGCCGCCTTAAGGCTGAGTCCGCCTCCCTTGGAATCGGCTTCGCTGATCTTTACTTCCTGAGCGATAAGCCCCGTCTTGTTGTCGAGAATACTCACCGACCCTGTTGAAATGGCGAAGATGATTTCACCCATTTCGCCTTTTTTTGAAGATTTGACCCTTCCTTTTACCGTAAAGTCGGCTTTGCCTGACTTGCCTTCCAGCACGTTAAAGCCTCTTTCCTTGAGTTCCCTGATTATGGCCGGCTTGACGACAGGGGGGATGATCTTTGTGCCGAGATTGGACTCCCTCATGGTGACACGCACCTTGATATCTTCTTTTACAGGCAGGATGTAGGTGAAGTTGGTTTTAGGCAGTGGCGCCGGAATGGTCTCTTTATCGTAATTGAGCGTTGCTTCAATAATATTGTTCCTGATTCCTGAGGGACTGACTCTCGAAACTATCGTTTTTGCATGACCCCTGAAATTTGTGGAAACCTCCTGCTGAAGCATTCCTGATCCCTCCAGGATCGTGAATTTTACAGGGAGCCGCTCAATGGGGTAGCTTCGACCGTTATTTTTATAGGTTGCAATGACCTGGAGCGGTTTTTTGAGCGCTTCACCGAA is a genomic window containing:
- a CDS encoding Na+/H+ antiporter; the protein is MHESIILDTVMATMTLLFAASIVAIVAKKIKFPFTILLVIIGLILGWASHQISALHPLTLLKMTPEVVLFIFLPALIFESAFNLDAKALIKNIVPILTLAIPALLLSTATVGLIIHYVLGLPLGIALLFGSLISATDPVAVVALFKEIGAPKRLNLLVEGESLFNDGTALVLFKIILGVIILGNFTASTITSGIVEFFIVFIGGILTGTILGVIFAKTIEIVRNDPLVEITLTTILAHTAFITAEHLFHVSGIMSTVAAGITMGGYGRTKISPSIEEHMESFWEYFAFICNSLIFLLVGLSIDMHLFAANIGAILVASLAIIAARAMAVYSLVPLIGKLKLVEKVSVQFQTVIFWGGLRGALAIAIALSIPEDLEERAFILVLTLGVVLFTLVVNGLSINPLMNVLGLNKFSVAEKFERLQALLHSKEHAWEEMQTFAARGAISEKSLKAAKEKYNNAVMEIKSALQSFRAGEESIGMEGEKSMVTRHTLMLERINYYRLFEEGLLNEDNLKELLNIIDNELDRIKEGREVMGKGERPPFSELVAEVFYKFLGMLIIFRPLSMKYKTGKIAASYERKRARLLAFSSILKELDEMTAHKSYSDEAINVAREFYKKLHRRTTQRLDILKGEYPEYVEKVEEGILERCRLNSELETFREMYEHGTITDKVLKEQEEEIERSIRKMKIRPVNELLFPPADLIARVPCFEELGEKDITSLTSKLTALSFLPGENIVREGDHGDSLFVIGRGRVDVVTCDEKGKEIFLAKLKAGQFFGEVALLHPQPRTATVKASTPATLLELSRINLMPYLEELPHLKAALEEAYKKRVLNTRLSHVHAFAKLENEEREAIAAKMEYAQIESGNPLTNSVDRLYLIKEGTAEVIKEGQRVSSLSRGGHFGENALFSKSPTGERIVATSPIEVYSLSCEKLEEVMKEVPSIKEKIK
- a CDS encoding choice-of-anchor D domain-containing protein gives rise to the protein MKRNYLKTKRCFLFLVVVSAFCMPAAAFAGNATYSYDVYDRVERAAYDNGPVVEYSYDTAGNLAGKTVISNVLHVSTASGGGTVSSSGGADCGRGCYFFNTPTMVTLTALPDVGRQVTGWSEAACGTNLTCAVNVDSMKHVTVTFTTETFTLNPISATNGNIDPDTAQTVNYGSSMAFTMMPDEGYILGDVLINGAPAGAINPYTFTNVTAACNIQPSFVADPVTLSAETLDFGTLECGTTSATQTVTVSNTGSVDRVIGTVGLTSGAAAEYALVSDTCSNITLAPWASCNVDIQFSPAYKWSARVTMLTFPYTDDYIADKSIELTGNGGDTCAGDMSVILPVLYAVLSVGNITVNAGEGGAIIQAGGDTYNIVPHADYEILDVIVDGSPEGPLSSYTFTDLYEDHTLQATFYSLMVSSKGSVNRIEGTNTLEILPDSGYVVKDVLIDGISLGPVTTYTFEDTSSSYTVEVLFEVDAAWIMTIFKIILE